The genomic segment ACTTGGTCTTTCGAGCTCACAAGAACAGGAAACACAGCACACTTTAGAAAGTTAAAATGGTTAATATTTTGGACAGTTTTTTTCCCATGTAGATAGGTTTTCAGCTCTTTAAGAATTCAGTCAGGATACATGAGAAATATCAGTGTTCTGTTTCTTCTTGTTAAACAATACGTCTACCACACGCAACTCAAATATCCCAATTGAATCTGCTACTATTGGTATAAACTATAATCGTAAATGAATTAGATAACGATGTGAtctatctttgagtaataatagtcGAATGTTATGTGTAACTCAGGGAACGTTTTTCCAAAATGCATATGTCTTACTCTTGCCAGagattccttgcactattaaacCACATGAGATATATTCACTTGTAGCTAAGCGATGAATATCCGACTACAATACATTGATtcttacgtatttcgaaactacaccaaATCTCGTCACATGATAATCATCAAGAGAGTCGGTAAATGGATCAAAGTACATGCTAATACGTAGAGTATTCACGTTGTCTCGCGCCagaggactaatggtgtacaaccataaccgcaAACTGGtacactcgataagtgataatcATTTGAAAAGTctgatggagggttgttcaataCATAATGAAAAATAACCGCAAACTCCCACATCATATTTTCTTTCTTAAATACATCTAGCACTATCAATGTTATGTTTGGAATATCAAACTCAAAGGCGTAAAGAATTGATTTTTCGGAAGATAATATTctgaaaaataataaacaaaaaatatatatattatatatatgtatttaattttttaaatcgaTATTAAATTGAAATTAGAATATTTTTAGACAAAACTGTTTGCCCCAAGTTTCGACTATCTTGACTGTTAACCAAAGCAATCAAGCTCTGTTAAAAACTTTTACAGCTCAATACTTTGGCGCACTCAAATTTCTCCTCCTAGTAGATCTGAGCTCAAACAACCTAAAGGTAAGCTCAAAAGCCATTGTTTAGTTTTTATCCGATGAATGTTCATCTATTATGTATCCATTTGTATTTGTTCCCTTAATTTTAGTATCTGTTGCGTTTCTCTTGAGCAATTGGGGATTTAATCTGGTTTTCCTGTTGCTAATTCCTTTACAATCGAAGCCATGCTATTGGTTGAATTTTCATTGTGGTGATATTAGGGGAAGAAACTTGCCCGTTTGAAGAGTTTTTCTTATGCTATGCTTTATACGGCAAAAGTGGAACTTGGGTTTTGTTTCTCGAATTTAGCAGAGTAATTTGTTtggaattttatgaaaaattaaaactttGTTGTGTTTTTCATATTATCCACAAATTATTGTTACTAGGTAAGAATGGATTTTCCTGACTATGATAAGTGATAACTATGATGCAAGGGGATTGGAGGGATAGCTATGATAGTTATTCCATATTCTGAAATGACTCTGAAATTGGCTATTCATGTACAAGAGTATCTTCAAGTTATATGATATATATTAGCTTTCACATTAGTTTAGTGGCATTTTATGGAAGTTTTTTGAGTTCTTGGTGCTTCCCACCACACACAGGTTTCACGGCTGAAGTTTTTGAGTATGTTTGAGTTTCCTGACAGGCCTTATATTAACCTGCAAAGACAAGGAGACATGGGTCGTGGTGTGAGCAGTGGTGGAGGACAGAGTTCGCTTGGGTACTTGTTTGGAAGCGGCGAGGTGCCAAAACTGGCACCGGATAATGCCAAAGATGCTGCAACTGGAAGCGGGGCTTCGCATAAAGAACCTGCACCAAAGCCTAATGCTGCTGCTCAGCCTGTGGATGTTAGTAAACAAATTCCTGCGGGCATTCAGAGTAGCACGATGAATAAGCACTCTAGAGATGGAGGGGACAATATTTGCAATTTCATCACGGTATGATCTAGCTCATCGAACAACTGTTGTTATGAGGTGCAGATTAATTTCTTTTAGTGGATAACCCAAACCAAAAGGTGCATATATCAAGGGCCATGTTTAAAAAATACTTGTGTTTTCTAAGACTTTGAGACCTTGTTTTTCCCTCGTTTCATTTGTTAATTTGTCTCCTCTTCGAGAATGTACAAACACACGTCTTCCTTTTTTACCTCACTCCAGGAATACGAGTTCGTTTGTGGCTTGTTTCTTGATTTGTTGGCCTGTTACTGTTTGTAACTAGGGAGAATTTGTCTCAATTAATGAAAGAAGGGCTGTGAGCCATTCCATTTGATACAATTTTTCCATTACAGATGCACTTTCTTCAACATGTATGAAATACCTTGTGTTTGTTCCTAATTTGAACCACTGATATGTTGCAGGATCGGCCATCGACAAAGGTCCAGGCTGCTCCTGGTGGAGGTTCTTCTCTGGGATACCTGTTTGGTGGCGGCAGCAAATAAAATAAGATCACCTGAAATCTTGATGAATAGTTTACTCTTGGTTTGTGCGGTAAAACACAGTTGTGTGCTGTgccaaatatatatatgtgtgtgtgtgtgtgtgtgtttgtgtgtgtgtgtttgtggtgATTTCAATGTGGTTTCTGGTAAAATAGTTTGTATTCTCAACTACCAATGCGATAAACTCTGTAAAACAATCCAGTTAATTTCACTCTTGTTTTATGTCGTCGATGACTTCAGCAAGAATAAGAATATTGTTTGCCATGGCCCAAACATCGTTGTGGGTCTCAGCATAGCCTAATAATCATTCAAATAGCTGGGATACTATTGTGTCGAGCTCTATCTGAGCCGGAAATAGCTGTAGTACTATGGTCTCAAAGTTCAGATTGTATTCTCACTCAGCcttaaatatgaaaaaaaaaatgtaattgcCAATTCtataaaatattgtttagtttaTAAAGTGCCTCAAATTAGAATATTATTGATGCTATTCCATTTACCAACAATCATTCGGCTAAACGTATAATTGAACTCGTacaaataaaaaggaaaaaaatagaaaaagaaaggaaaaaattattaaataaagaaGTTACAAAAGGAGGCCAATGATATCTATGCATTTCAGAGAGCATTTGGACAAAAGGAGGCCAATGATATCTATGCATTTCAGAGAGCATTTGGTTGAGAGAAGGGCGTGGAGCAGGAATGATCCTCCATCTCCGACGAACATCTTCCAAGTCTTCTTCAAAATGGCTCTCTTAGTATACACACATCGAGTCTGTGGATCTCATGCCAGCTCTAATAGCCCAAGGGAAGTAATGCTGATAAAACAATTTCCTCTGCCTCTCACTGAATCTAGCTGTGCCTCCCATGACTAGAAAATTTTGGTATTGACTTCTTAAAGTTTAAGCATACTTGTACAAAATATATGGTGTCTGAGGGCACACTTTTTGTATCTTTATTATCAATTAGTCAAGGTATTAATATCaatgattttttatttcaatgCAAATGGaggaaattaatttattaaggaAAGATAAATCCCCTGAAATTCTCTGAGATATTcacagttttaaaaaaatttgaacataGTATTACAATCCTCATCTAGACCACCGACCACCCGATGCACCAAACAATTAGAATATGAACTTTCTGTGTGGTCTTTCTTTTTTGTCTCATTTCACATTGTTATTAATGGGCTGGTGAAATTGAGCTGATTGATGGAGAAATATTCTGGCAAACAGGGAAAGGTTCATATGGGGCAGTCTATAAAGCTCGAGACATAAGAACTTCAGAATTGGTTGCTATCAAAGTTATATCATTGTCTGAAGGGGTATGATCTCAATTTATTGTTTGTGCTACAGCCTCTGATATTCTTTAGTGAATTATCTTCAAACATGTAAAGGATGTGTTATCAGGAGGAAGGTTATGAAGAGATTCGAGGTGAAATTGAGATGCTGCAGCAGTGTAGTCATCCAAATGTTGTTCGCTACCTTGGGAGCTACCAAGGAGAGGAATATCTTTGGGTATGACCAAGATCATATGGGACTAttgttttttttcttccaaTACAGATACTTATATGACGAGCAGTAATCATTGccctttgttttgttttgtttttggttGCTTGCTTGGATTCAATACTTGTATTTTACTACTATCCGGAGCCTTCATTTCAGTGTGAATTCAATTAATCGGTTGAAGTTTGCAAATTTGGACTTGTTGGCAGATAGTGATGGAGTACTGTGGGGGTGGAAGTGTTGCTGACTTGATGAATGTTACTGATGTTGATTAGCCAAAGAGTTCATGGCCTCTTCCACAATTGCCTTTCCTTAGAAAAGATAACTTACAGGAATATGGCTGCTCATCTCCTATTTTTCTGTAACAGTTGCTTAATTTTGCGATACACTGGTATTTCATTTTTGAGAACCAACATCGAAAACTATCTTACGAGTTTCAATTTTCTGCCAACCAAATGATAAGCCTTGGGCCTTCTTTTTGGGCTTCTATCTCTCTTTCGGTCTTGGgcttaaaaatatttcttcCCGTAACATATTCATGTATCGAAATTGATTTAAATTGTTTTTCTGTGTTGTTCCCAGCAGTTTTTCCTATCCCTTGAAGCTTGAATAGCTTACTATTGCAGGTCACTAGTGTTCCATGACTTCATTTCAAAATGCCTTACTAAAGACACGAGGCTTCAGCCTACAGCAATTGAGATGCTGAAGGTACTCATAATATAGTTGGTTTCAACTTCACACAATCCAGTGATTCATTTATAAGATCTGTTGAGTGTTTCATGATGCAATCTTTGCTTTTATTGTACCTAAACTTTTGCATAAGCCTATATATTAGTAGTTTCATTATGAACTAACTTCTCTAGTGAATTGAGGCTTGTAGTTGTACATATAATTTGTTCTATGCTTGAATTAAGAGGTTCCGGTCTATTCTCTAATAAAATAACCAATTACATGACTACATTACATCAACTCAACAGTAGAGAAATCCTGGGGATTGTGTAAGTATTGTGCTTTCTTCTTATCCACGATTTTCTGTATGAATGAGTGATActgtaaatttcaaattttgcaTATTTATCTCCAATGTTCTTGTTTGAGttaaattctttaaaaattatGTGTGAATTTGACAAGAATGCTGATACAGAGAGCAATCAGTGAAGCTCaaggaaaaaaattacaatttgtATTGTTGCGGTCTTGTGTAAGGTTTATAAATATAAGCCGCTATTTACTTGAATGGTTGGCGAATTCATCTTCACTTAGATCTCTCTCTGTTACTGCCTTTCGCTCTTGTAGCACAAATTCATTGAAAAATGTAAAAGTGGAGCTTCGGGAATGCTGCCAAGGATTGAGAAGGCTAAACAAATCGGAGCATCAATGGCTGTGCAAGCTCACGATATTGAATCAGGAACAATAGTTTCAAGAGATGGTGTATGGTTTATTTCTGTTCCATTTTGTTCCAAATTTATTTGTTCGTATTTATCATTGTAGTGTTACAACCACTAGCGACTCTGTTGTTCTCTTTGAAAATGTAAAACAGGAAACATCCTTAGTTTTCTATTTTCTGACGtctaattttcttaatttatacTTGTTGCTTCTGATGCTGCAGGCTCTAGAAAATCCAATATCTCATGAAGCCATTGTTAGTACTGTTCCATCTAGGCCCCAATGTGATCAGCATACTACTCAGTGCTATTAGCATAAAGGATAAAGAGTACATCTGTGATGAGGGACAAATAGCTATGGAAGGTAATCATGCCACACGACTTCTACCAATAATATTGGATATGAACTTATTTTTGTTACATTTTAGAGTACAATACAAGTGTAGAACCTCATGACTCTACAAGTTGGGACGACTTCAGGCATGATCCAAAAACTGGACTCATAATGGTTGTTTCTTATTGAGAATTTTTGGGTTTGAGTTGGTACTAGTTGACTTGACTGACAAAACAGTAAAGAAAAAGTAGGGTTGTATCATGCATGATAACCAGGTTACATATACATTGGTATTTATTTTTCCAATTTATaaccataaaaatttcatattaaCTGAATTGTGTTTTCAGGCtgttatttttcttttgttagACATTAACATTGGCTTCTTGATGTGGTAGTATTGTAAAAAAATTTCCATGCAGTATGCACTGATCTGAATCTGTTTGACTAGGTGACTATGGCACTGTGGTTGTTCATGATAGACTTGAGATTGATAAATTGGCTAATCAGGCAGCATTGATAGCGTCGGACGAATTCGCTGCTGCTACAAGACATACTGAAAGTCTTTCAGTCAGTGGGCTTGGAAATAAAGCAATCGACTCTTGGTACGCTACTGaataaatacacacacacacacacgcacgtAATTTCTTCAATCATGAAACTGCAGTGTCCTGTATTGGACCTTTTGTCACTTTTCTGTTCCTTTTTCAGTTACATGCAAATGCGAGTGTGTGTTGTTCAACTGGGCTTCTTTATAACTGAATATCATTGTGGAAACACCTTGGTTCACAGTTTCTGTTATGTACCATGGGGATGGCGATGGTTAATATATGATCATCAATCTAAAGCTTTGTCCTTGCCATATGTTTCTGATGCAGGACTTAGGTTTGACTGCGTAGTTTTATAAACATCAACTTAGACTCGGTTTTAGTTTTTACTaccaaattaatatatttactgCCATTTGCTTGAGACTGAGAGGTAAGTGATACGTATGGGGGAATAAATGTTTTTCTGAGCCTTCATCTGATACAATGAGCCCTTGCCCCTGGATCTTCTTTCTTTGCTCTTATTTTTTTAGTGGAACTTTGGCTTTAATCTGAGCTGCAGACCCTACTCTGGAAACTGAGATACCCACATTAATAGCAGGTCTAACTCCATCGTTGAATAGATCGCGGGTAAGAATATTTGTCCATCGGTAATGGAAATTGCGTCAGTAGGTATATGTGGTTGACAAAATAATAGTACCAGTGCACGCTTCAA from the Primulina tabacum isolate GXHZ01 chromosome 8, ASM2559414v2, whole genome shotgun sequence genome contains:
- the LOC142552638 gene encoding uncharacterized protein LOC142552638 isoform X3; protein product: MKPLLVLFHLGPNVISILLSAISIKDKEYICDEGQIAMEGDYGTVVVHDRLEIDKLANQAALIASDEFAAATRHTESLSVSGLGNKAIDSCYVIMQCSIPLVLHLRQLWSIYSAGNTVPIPFLRAN
- the LOC142552638 gene encoding uncharacterized protein LOC142552638 isoform X2, producing the protein MKPLLVLFHLGPNVISILLSAISIKDKEYICDEGQIAMEGDYGTVVVHDRLEIDKLANQAALIASDEFAAATRHTESLSVSGLGNKAIDSWMDITTDIGTPTEGLQNLLLYLSHLNKTLRAIAFPK
- the LOC142552638 gene encoding uncharacterized protein LOC142552638 isoform X4, whose product is MKPLLVLFHLGPNVISILLSAISIKDKEYICDEGQIAMEGDYGTVVVHDRLEIDKLANQAALIASDEFAAATRHTESLSVSGLGNKAIDSCVQFLWYYICDSFGPYTLLVTPCQFHF
- the LOC142552638 gene encoding serine/threonine-protein kinase 1 isoform X1 — its product is MKRFEVKLRCCSSVVIQMLFATLGATKERNIFGSLVFHDFISKCLTKDTRLQPTAIEMLKHKFIEKCKSGASGMLPRIEKAKQIGASMAVQAHDIESGTIVSRDGALENPISHEAIVSTVPSRPQCDQHTTQCY
- the LOC142552640 gene encoding protein SPIRAL1-like 2, coding for MGRGVSSGGGQSSLGYLFGSGEVPKLAPDNAKDAATGSGASHKEPAPKPNAAAQPVDVSKQIPAGIQSSTMNKHSRDGGDNICNFITDRPSTKVQAAPGGGSSLGYLFGGGSK
- the LOC142552638 gene encoding uncharacterized protein LOC142552638 isoform X5: MKPLLVLFHLGPNVISILLSAISIKDKEYICDEGQIAMEGDYGTVVVHDRLEIDKLANQAALIASDEFAAATRHTESLSVSGLGNKAIDSCFGPYTLLVTPCQFHF